The region CGGCGTCGCCGTTGCCCTCGGCGTGGTCGCCTACCTCGCCGTCAATCTGGCCGCACTCCAGTTCGTGATGCGAGCGATTTTCGGTATTCCAGTTATCTGGGGCCTGCTCGGCGGGGCCCTCATCCTGTTGCTCTACAGCATGCTCGGCGGGATGATCGCCGGCGTCTGGACCGACTTCCTGCAGGCGATCACGATGATCGTCGGTGCCGGATTCGTCTTCGCGTACGCGCTCTCCTTCGGCGGTGGCATGGAGAACATCTCGCAGAATCTCGCGAGTACGGATCCCGCACTCGTCTCGCCGTTCGGCGCGATGGGTGGCGCAGAGACCGCCGTTCTCGTCGCCATCGCGTGGTGGGTCCTGTTCTCCGTCGGCGCGGCCGGACAACCTCACCTCATCACGAAGTTCTACATGAGTCGGGACATGACGATTCTCAAATGGGGAGCCCCGATCGCCGCGATTTCCTACGCGATCTCGAGCCTGATCGCCTTTTCGGCGGGCCTCTCGATGCGAGCCATGGTCGAAGCCGGCGAGGTCGAGACGTTCTTCAGCGCCAGTGAGGTCGGCCCCGTCTTCGTCCTCGAGTACACGCCAAGCGTTATCGCCGGACTGATCCTTGCCGCGTTGCTCGCGGCGATCATGTCGACGAGCGACTCGTTCCTCAACATCGGCGCGGCGGCCATCTCGAGGGACATTCCCCGCGCACTCGGACGGCCGATCACCGACAGCAAGACCGAACTCAGAGTCACGCAGGGGGCGTTGGCCGGGCTGACGGTCCTCTCGACGGTCGTCGTCTACTTCTCCGACGCGCTGGTTGGCATTCTCGGCGCGATTAGCTGGGGGTTCTTCGCGGCCGCGTTCGTCCCAATCGTCGTGTTAGGGCTCAATTGGAAGGGGGCTTCGAAGTGGGGTGCGATCGCCGCGCTCGTCGTCGGTATGCTGTTTAACGTCGTCTACAACGTGATTCCGGAGGCGGCAGACATCATTGGCGGTGGGTTCATCGTGTGGCTCAACGAGAACGTGGTCATGGCGACCTACCCGTTCCCGCCGGAGGTCCCGGCCGAAGCGATCTCGTTGCTCGTCGCGATGCCCGTCTTCATCTTCGTCTCGATACTCGCACAGCAGTTCACGGAGCCCGAACGACAGCTTCCGGACGACCTTCACGCACTCTTCGAACGATGACGATGCTGATGACCACAACGGACGAACCGATCGCCAGACTCACGAGATGGCTTCGCCAGCGCCCGAACTCCATCGAGTTCTGGGAACTCGTGGTTACCGACGAGCGACTCGTCTGTTGTTACGTCGGCCAGTCGTATCGCTCGATGCTACTGCGTGCGGACATGGGCGAACGCGAGCGCGCCACCGTCGCGGACGCCCCGATCGAGGACCTCGAGTCACTCGCCGACCAGAACTTCTCGGTGTCACTCGAGGCCCTCGAGTCGATCCGCCACGTCGAAGGGACCCGATTTCGCCGCGCCCGTCTCGAACTCGAGTGGACGGAATCCGACGGCGACCCGACCGGCTACGATGGGGATCTGACGCTCGTCAGCACCAGTGCCGCCGAGTCACAGCGGGACGTCGTTGCCGACCTCGCGGACGATCCGCGACTCAAGGACGTTACGATCGATCTCGCCGACCACCGGTGGTCGCTTCGCTGACGCGCCTCGGCCAGACGGTTTTTCACGCTGAGCGATGACCGGGCACGTATGGCCACGGATACATCCACCTCGGACGAGATCGAGACGACACTCTTCATCACGGTCTCTGGGCCGCCGGGGTGTGGCGCGACGACGCTCTGTGAGCGTCTCGCGGACGCGATGGGCTGTCCGTACGTCTCCGGCGGCGATATCTTCCGCGAACTCGCGGACGATCGGGAGCTGAGCCTCAACCAGTTGACGGCCCAGGCCGACACCTCCGCGGACATCGACCGCGCGATCGATCAGCGCCTCCAGCAGATCGCCGAAAAGTGGGGCATGGCGAACAAACCGTTCATCCTCGAGTCCCGCCTCGCGGGCTGGCTCGCCGGCGAACGCGCCGACCTCCGCATCTGGCTCGACGCACCAGAAGCGGTTCGCCTCGAGCGAATCGCCGACCGCGTCGAAACCGAAGCCGAGATGCGGGTACGCGAGGTCAGCGAAGCCGGCCGGTATCAGTCGTACTACGAAATCGATATCGACGACCGCGAACTCTACGATCTCAACATCAACACGGCGCGCTGGAGTAAACGCGGCGTCTTCGAACTCGTCCGGACGGCGATCGAAGAGTACGATCCGGATGCCGACGAAGGGGCATTTTCGACGCCGGACGTGAATCCGTGAGGCCCGCTACCCGAGGGCGCGAACCCGTGAGGTCGGCTACCGAAGAACGTGAACCCGTGAGTTTTGCCAACGAACGAGGTGAACCCACGAGTTCGGAAGATGGAATCGGAACGAAAACGCGAAACTCGAGTTGGCCCGATCAGTCGCTGTCGGGCGAGTAGTTCGGGGCTTCGTCGGTGATAACGACGTCGTGGGCGTGGCTCTCGGCCTGCCCGGCCGAGGAGACGCGGACGAACTCGCTGCGTTGTTTGAACTCGGGAATCGTCGCCGCACCAACGTAACCCATACCCGATTGCATCCCGCCTGCAAGTTGGTGGAGTTCGGACTTGAGCGTGCCCTTGTACGGCGTCGCGGCCTCGACACCCTCCGGCACGTACTCGTCGTCTTCGTCCGGTTCGTCCTTGAGGTATCGGTCGCTGTCGCCGGATTTCATCGCGCCGACGCTGCCCATGCCGCGGTACTGTTTGTACTTCTTGCCGTTCATCGTCACGACGCGTCCAGGGGCCTCGTCGGTCCCCGCGAAGTACGAGCCGAGCATGACGGCGTTCGCGCCGGCGGCAATCGCTTTAATGGCGTCGCCGGAGTAGCGGATACCGCCGTCGGCGATCACCGGAATGTCGTGTTCACTCGCCACGTCTGCGACCTGTGCGACCGCCGTGATCTGGGGCATCCCCGAACCGGAGACGACTCGCGTCGTACAGATCGACCCCGGTCCGATGCCGACTTTGATTCCGTCCGCGAAGTCGACGAGGTCCGCCGCCGCTTCGCGCGTCCCGACGTTCCCGACGACGACGTCCGCGTCGACGGACTCCTTGATCTCTCGAGCGCCGTCGATGACGTTCAGGTTGTGCGCATGGGCAGTGTCGATGAACAACACGTCCGCACCCGCCTCGTCCGCGGCGGTCGCCCGTTCGTGCTCGAAGGGACTGACGGCGACGCCACAGCGGAGTCGGCCGTCGTCGTCGCGGACCGCTTCCTGGTACTCCCGGCGCTGGAGGATTCCCTGCATCGTCACGAGGCCGACGAGAAGGTTCTCGTCGTCGACGACTGGGACGCGCTCGATCTTGTGTTCGTACATCAGGTCGAACGCGTCGCGTGGATCGATATCGTCAGACGCCGTGATGACCTCGTCGGTCATCGCCGCCGTGACTTCGTCGTCCTCGTTGACCTCGAGGTGGGGCCGGATGTCCGTACTCGAGATGATTCCCAACACTTCGCCGTTCGTGTTCACGACCGGTGCGCCGCCGACGCCCTCTCGTGCCATCCGTTCGTCGACTTCACGGACCGTCATCTCTGGGTCCGCGGTGACGACCGAATCGAGGGGGATGATGAGTTCATCCGCGCTCTTGACGCGCTCGATCTCTTCGACCATCTGGTCGACGTTCATGTTCCGGTGGAGGACGCCGAGTCCGCCGTGTCGAGCCATCGCGATGGCCATGCCACTTTCCGTGACGGTGTCCATGGCCGCCGAGAGAATCGGCACCGACACCTCGACGTTCCTCGAAACGTGTGCGGTGAGGTCCGCGTCGTCTGGTTCGACACGACTCTCTTTGGGCCGCAAGAGGACATCGTCGAACGTTAGCGCCTCCGGTACCCGTAATTTTTCAGAATAAGGCTCCTGCTCAGGGATGTCGTTCGCCATGTAAACCGTCGGAAGCCGCGACGCAAAAACGTTGCGAGATGGCTGCCCTGAACGATTCGGTCGCCCTCGAGTCTGCACTCGCCTCGCGCTGTGAGGGAGAGGGTGTCCGATAGTGTGGCCAAGTTCCGATTTGTCTAAAATACCGTCGATTTAGTACACAAAGTAAATCCCAGATGTGTGCATTCTGCTCCGGGTCTGCACCCCAGTGGTGAGATAGTGACGGGTTGTGAAACGGGTTCTCACACAACGTTTATTGAGAATCCGGTCGTCCGATCCAGTATGTACACTGTGAGTTTCAGTGAAAACCGAACCGCTGGCCTGACGAGCGTCGACTGTGACGCCGCCAAATTCCAGTTCGGTAAATTTACACCAAAACTCACAGCACGAGGCCCTAATCCAGTGCGCTGGTTCCTTCCACACCAGTCCGTACGGGACCGACTCCCCTATTACCCGCCGGCCTCGGGTCATGGCCACCAGCCCTGACCAATGAGTACCTCACGACACCCGGTTGCCCTTCGCCTCGAGGGATTCGTCGGTGGTGACACCCGCTTATTAGCGCTCGTAATGATGCTCCCGCTCATCGACGGGGTGTTTCCGGCGTTAATCCTTGCGGGTGCACTCGACGATCCGTTAGGAGCCGTCCAGGTCGGTCTGTTGATCTTCGGCGGAAGTGCAACGGTCGCCGTCATTCTCGCCGAGATGACCGGCGGACCCCGCGAGCAAGCGATGATCGTCCTGCTGGTGGGCATCCCACTCATCGTGCTCGCGGCAATACAGGCGGCCCTCGCGCCGGCGATCGGAAGCGTCCTCGACATCGTCATCTTCGAGCGATTCGCAGCACTCGTCATCGTCGCCATCGCAGCCAAGACGGCGAGCGCGACGATCGGTGACTACCTCCCGAACCCGATGGTCATCATCGGCCTCGGACTCGTCGCCAGTATCGATCCAAACGGGGCCGCATTCACCGTCATGGACGACCCTGCACTCGTCGCAAACGCCACCCTCGCTGCGGTCGTCGGCGTGGCGTTCGCACTCGCCATCGCCCTCAGCGGCCCGTACCTGCGCGAGTGCATGGACATCGATCGCTTCCGCTTCGGTAGCGCCGTCGCACTCGGCTTGCTCCCCCTCTCGATGCTCGGGATGGCCTTCGGACAGGCCCCGCTGGCCGCCCTCATCGTCGCGGGCGTATTCGCCATCGACCTCCCACTCGACTCGAGCGACGACGCGAACGATGCCACCGACGGTGATTCACCGACCTCGAGTCTGGGTGCGCTCACCGACGGCGGCGACTCGGATTCGGAGTTCGATCTCGAGACGGAAGCGAACGAGGACGACGGTGACTCGGACCCCGGCCCCTACCCCGGAGACGACTCGACCGACACCAACGGGCGCGCCCCGTGGCTCTAATCGAATCGAAACCACTTTAGGCAGGATAGCCCAACTGAGACTCGAGGGGTCGTGGCCAAGCCAGGGATGGCGACTGACTCCAGAGGCTACGGCGCCCGGGACGACACTCCAGAACTGATATACTGATCGGACACCTGATCAGTGTCCGTGTGATGACCCTCTGGAGTTCCGAGGCGCACCGGAGATATCAGTCGATCGGGGGTTCAAATCCCTCCGACCCCATGTGAAATAAAAGGCGAGAGCCGTTCTCTCTCGCCATTTCGACACTTCTTCCTTAGCGGGTGGTCTGCGTGACGACCGCGCCCTGGCCGTCGACTGGAACTGAGTCGACGTGCCGCCATTGCGGGTCGTACGTCACCGACCAATTCGGCCGTGTGTTCGGTGACGGCGACGATCGCGTTCACCGCTGTCGCCACTGCGATTCCTACCGGCGCATCCAGCGCGGCTCTGCAGCTGGGATAGCGGTCGGCGTTCCAGATCCAGAGACGACACCCGGCCACCACGGGGGTGGGTCGGATGTCTGAGCGCCTCGAGTGGCCTGCCGGATTCGAGCGAACGCCGACGGACGACCAAACACGGAATCGGAACTTCGATGTCTCGCTGTCGCAGGCGTTCGACGATCTCGAGGCGGAACTCTCGCGCCTCGAGGTCGACAGTTTCCGCTACTCGTTCGACGCCAACCAGCGAAAGAGCGACCAGCGGCCGTACTCGCGAGCGAACCCCGACAGTCCTGCGTTTGTGCTTCGCTGGAGTATGAGCGGCGAGCAGTACGCCGTTGCCTGTGACCGGTTCTCGCGGCTCCGCGACAACGTGCGCACCGTCGGGCTGTACGTCCGCGAGAAGCGTAAGATGGAACAGCGGCCAGTCGTCACCGGCGAGTCCGAGTTCGCGAACGCGCGACTCCCACCGGCCGACGACGAACCGATTGCGGCTCGCGAACCACCACACGAAATTTTGGACGTCGATTCGAACGCGAGTGCTTCCGAGGTTCGGCGTGCCTTCCGCGAGCAGGTCAAAGACGCCCATCCCGACAACGGCGGGAGTTCGGCTGAATTCCAGCGTCTCACGGCTGCAAAAGAGGCCCTGACGACCGAGGACGGTGGTTCACGATGACCCACTTCGTCCCGGCCAGCGAACTCTATCATGTCGAGAGTGGGACGCCCATAGCCCATCCAGCCCATCAAGCGACCGACGCCGACGTGAAGCGTGCGCTCGAGGCCGAAGGAGATCGGGAGGTCTGTACCGACGGTGGCACCGACTCGAGGGATACTAATCGCTGGGACACCCCGTGTGGGGTTCATCACGGCTACGTGTTTCTTGCCGGTGCGTGCGCTGGCGCAGCTGCGGTTTTGAGTCTAATCGTGGTGGTCGGCGGTGTCTGAGCGCGATACTTGCCGATGCGACGAACTCGAGGAGCGTGTTGAAGAACTCGAGTCGATCATCAACCGCGAACTCGGTTACAGTCTCGGCCAACTCCCGTTAGAACTGCAGTCCGTCTATTGCGACTGTGGCGAGTCGTTTGAAGTGAACCTCGTGAACGGGCTGGTTTGCCCCGAGTGCAATCGCACACACGGCACGGATGCTGACCGCCAGCGGGGTGAACAATGACTCGAGTCGTCGAGTCCGACGAGTGCGAGCGGTGTGACGCGACGGTCGACGCCACCCATCGCCTGTGCAGTGACTGTGCTCGAGAGGTCCGCCGTGCTCGAGGTGGTCCGCTGTGAGTTCACGCACGTCGGAACTCGAGAGTTCGAAAGCGAGCGGCGAATTCCTCGAAGCCGAGTTGGTCCAGGTCGTCGACGGCCTCGAGTACGTCGGTGATCGAACGGCCACCTGGCACGACGCGAGGACAACAGCTGTCCTCGACGCGAGTCGGGCGCTCCCGTTCTACGGGATCGTGCTCGTCGAGCCCGAGACGCCGATCGAAATCAAAGGCTGCCAGATCGAAACGAGCAACGGCGACCGATCGACACGCGGCCGCTTCTACGTCAAGCGCGAGGCACACGAGCAACTGCTCGAGGCGGCCGGGATGTACCTGTTCGTCGTCTACCTCCCGCGGCCGGGACTCCCTCAGGTCGCGCGAGCACTGGTGCCGGCGAGCCTGGTCGACGAGTTGCTGGCCGGACGGTGGTACGCGGTCGGCGGCTCACGTTCCGAGCAGGAGGTTGCGAAACTCGCCTGGTCGCACGTGATCGATCCGACCGGCGTTGATCCGTCGGTCACCGTCGGGTGGTCGCCGTGAGTACCGACGCCGACCGGAATCTCGAGGGTGAGTTAGCGAGCGCGTCCGCTGGACAGGTCGGTATCCCTGTCGACGCGATTTGCGTGGGCTGTGGGCGGACGCGCGTCAAACGCGCTCGTCCCGCGGAGATGGATCAGCCGGTTCACGTCGATCCGACCGACCTCGAGGCGAGTGACCTCACGTCGTTCAAGCACGTCTGCCACCGCTGTCAGAGCGCGACGTGGTGGAATCCGGTTGCGGTCCTGACCGGACTGCTCGAGTCCGAAGGGGGTGAGCAAGAGTGAACGCCGATCACCCGGCGACCGCGGCACACGAGATTCGCGGCTATCTCACCTACAGCGACTACGGCGATTCGCCGTACTGGCAGTGGGGAAAGGTCGTCGCCGCATTCGACGGCGGCCGGAAAGACATCAACCTCGAGCTCGACGGTGAACGGTGGGTCGTCTCGGTTGGCTACCAGAACGGTGGCCTCGAGCCCCGCCCGTCCGATCCGATCGACGGGAACCTTCGCGAGTACCGCGTCACCGCACACGGCGAGGAGGAGCGCAAACTACCACTGTTGATTCAGCCCCGACTCGACTGGGACGCCGAACGCCGCCCCCAGTCGGTCCCGGCCGACCTTGGGCTCGCGACGAACGTCAAACTCGAGCAGTGCGTGAACCTCGAGCCCGCGGAGATTGAAGACCTCATCCCGCGTGTGTTGCGGTTGATCGCCGAGAAGGCGGGTGTCGACTGGCACCCGAACTATTTCACCGGCACACCGCACGAGTATTCGTCCGTCACACAGTACGAGCGCTACCTTCGCGTGATGCGCGAATTCGGGCGGAAGATCGTCAACAGCGACGGAATCTTTCACCGACTGTTCCATCTACTCGCCGACCAGGAAGGCTCGAAGATCGTCTTCTCAGCCGACAATCGGGATGTCGTTGGATACAACCACCAGTTGCAGCTACCGACTCGCGCGGTTTCCGATATGTTTCCGGACGGCACGCGCCACGGAATGCAGCTGAAACACTACCACCCCGAGCACGTTCGGAAAGACGAGAAAACCGACGACGGGGAGACAGACCCGCTGTACCACCCGAAACTCGGTGCGTTGTTCAAGAAGGGGCTCAACGACGAATCGATCCGCTGGCACGAGATCGACGACCTAACCCAGGAACTCGAGGAGACGCTGGTCAACGTGCTCGAATGGGCGGACATCCCGACAAAGGGCTCAACGTCGTTCATCTCGGATTGGCACTTCGACGCGAACAGCCGATCGGAGCAAGACGTAGCACTGTTCGAAGATCCGACGCCAGCAGTGGAGGCCAGTCAGGAATCGGTCTTAATCTCGACGTTGACCCGTCTCTCCGACCGGGACACCGACGTACTCGAGCGAGTCGTACGAACGGACGGCGGGCTGCACGTCGGCGAGATCGCGACCGAAACCGAGTGGTCGACGTCGACGATTTACCGAGCGCTTCGAAAACTCGACGACCTGCTCGAGAACGAGAACGGAAACGTCTCGTTCATCTCGGCGAAGATTCGCGATCGCGTTCGTGAACTCGTCAGCCAGCTCGACGAGACGGTTGAAGCTACCACACGAATTATAGAAGACACGCTTCGGGTCGATCCACGCGACCTCGAGCGCCAGGGTCGTGCCTGGCAGAACTGGCTGACCCGCTACGGTGCCGAATTGGTTCGTGACGGTGAGCAACCCAGCGAGAACGCGAAAATTCGCCTTCGAGAGATCCTCTCTGTATACAAATCCGATTCGTACGAGAACATCGGTGAAATCCTCGAGTACGGTAAAATCTCGTGGATCAAAGCAGGCCGTGATCCGGCTGTCTTCGAGAATGCGACGGTTGTCTTCGACGATCCCGAGGGAACCACGGTTGCGAACAAAGCGCGGCTGTTGATTTCGAAGTACGCGCCGGGCTGAACAAGCCCGTTCGATAGTGGCAACGCTCGGTCTCGTCTCGTTCTTTTATAAGTATCCGTGATATTCACCCCGAAGCACCCTTTCTCGTGGAGAACGCGTTTCGAGTGGAACTACTTTCTTCCAGCACCAGCAGGGTGCAACTCAGTCGACGTTCCCGCCCGCTGCCAACATCCCCTTAGCGAGTGTGTCTAACGACACAAAATCAAAATATACACCGCCCCGCACAGCACCGCTGCGCCGAAAATTCGGCGGCCTTAGACCCGCCAGATACCCGAGAAGTGCATTCGGTGGACCTCCGCCCCGCTTTCGCCGGTCTCCACTTGATGGACAGGAAACGGGGGCGTTTAATACGGCAAATCAATTGAACTGCCTTAGGAAGATACCTATCTGAGTAGTGCTACTTGGTCTTCTACAACGATCAAAGTCACCCCACAGTTTAAGGAAAGAATTAATGCTTATTTCGGAATGGGAATGGTTTCTTAATATTATTCATCTTGATGGGTTGTCTGGCTCACATTGAGTTCTTAAGAGTCGTCTGAGATGTTATAGTATATTTGGGAAATTGCAATAACTGCTAATAATACGAATTGAGCCGCCGTTTGTCCCACATAAATATAGATCATCAATAGTAACGGTGCCGACAATATGAATGGAGATGATATTTTTAGAATGCGATTATCGAGCAAATCTCTGAAATAGGATTCGACCATTCGCTTAGTAGTAGGTTCTCCGGACTGTATTTCAGATTCTAAATAAGATTGAAGAAATTCGTCAATTGGGTCCTTTTGTAATACGGACAGATACCGGATCATTTTATTTGCAAGTACTGGAAATGAATTTCTTAGAACAGCGTCCGATTCAGACTTCTCAATATTCTCTAAATATGATATCATGTCATCATTCATAGGTGTATTGAAGGGTTGGTTCCGCCCTTGACTTAGGAGATTTCTTACAGATCTCAAATTGCTTTCCACCTGATCTATATCACTACTTTCGTCTCGGTATTTCATTATCGCAGTAGCTAACCTATGATATGTGGCTTCTTCGGGGGTTATATCTTGGTTCTCGGCTCTATTTTTGAATATATGTCTGAGTATAAAGACAAGTCCACCAATAATCAGCGAGATAATGAGTAAAAACGGAGCAAACATCTCCAGAATTCCACCTTCCTCACCCCAGGCATATAGAATTATAGATAGTAAGTATCCAAAAATTACTATGATAGGAAACCAGTTTTTAAATCGATAGTAGTTGACTCTTGCCTTCTCATACTCACCTACGTTTTTTCCAGATAATATGAACTCATTGAGGAGTTCGTCTGTGTCTTTGTTACCTATCTCTGGTTCCTCAATGATTACTTTGTCCTCTACAACTGTACCAGGATCAATCTCTACGATAAATCCATCGTCATTCCCCATCTCTAGTATTTCATATAACTCATCCATTAAAAACCTACTACTGATAGCTTTCCTGTATACCTGCGGTCACTCACACTGCTCTTCCCCACACCCCTGGTTACACGTTACCAGAATCTGTTTCCCGAATATGCACACGAGATGATTATGCCTACGAGGGTTTATCAGTGAAGCCGCAGCCAAACGTGACCTAATGCGACACCCACAAGACGATCTACTGATCGTCTACGCACTGTCACTGCTCGCCCAGGAGCACAAAGGAACAGAGAAAGAAGACTGGGCATTGAACCTCGCGGCCGAGATTGCAGATCAACACGGACTGGAAGTAAGCGATGCAATTCGTCAGCTCGAGTAGATAGCGTCCCCAAGGGGACAGCGCCAAAAAATTACACCGCCCCGCCTTCGTGCGCCAATCTCCAGTTGAAGCACATGAAATAGAGGTGGTTCTCATTCTCTATAAGGGAAATTCACTTCAAGCTGACACCTCATTGGAAAGTATGCAGAAGATCAAAGCGATCGTTGGTGGAATATTAGCAGTTATTATAGTATCTTTAGGAGTATTCATTTATGCTTCCTATACCGGTATTGTTGAACCGATGCTCGTTTCTGCAGTTGCAACCGCTGCATTAGTGTTAGTAACCGCAGTGTCGGTAACATTGACCCTCGTTCTTCTTAGTGAAGAGCGGCGAGCCCGACAACAAGAAATAATGCCAGTATTCAAACTAGAACTGAAGGGGTTTTATTTAGGTCATTATGGAATTGCGCTAAAGAATATTGGAAATGGTCCGGCACAAAACGTGGAAGTGAATATTGAATTACAGTCTGAGAAGGAGAATCGGACAATTACATATCCCAATGTAGCTCCGGGGAATAGTATTCCTGTCCCAGAACCCTTTGAAGAGGTGAAATTAGAGAAAGATCGATTTGACGAATTTGGTCAGATCACTGTCAAAGGAACGTGTGAAGATGTTACTGGTGAAGAACAAAGTATTAGTGACACTTATGACTTCCAAAAACACGCTAATCAACCCGGTTGGGCACCAGGTAATGAAACAATAGAGGACTATTTAGATGATATTGTGGACGAACTGGACGATATTGAAGGAGAGATAAGTGATGTAGAAAGTGAAATCAAATCTCTGAGGTAATCATCGATGTTCTAGGTGTTGGTTCTCAGATCTCTCATCCCCCTGGGGTTGCACGTCGCCAAATCCCGTTTCCCGAATATGCACACGAGACCAGAAACACCGTGTGCATATTGCGCGCCGATCGGCCCGACGGCCCCGTCGACCACTCGGGTTGCGTGACAGATGACCCCCGATTATGGGCTATGGGCGCGGTTGAGTGAGTCGAAAAAACTAGGATTCGAGGGGTCGTGTGTACGAGTATGCGAATCCGAACCGACGGTGATTACGCACACCGAATGGACGCTATTGAACGCGCAGCCCGCTTCTACGACTGTAACAAGACGAAAGCCGTGGTGAGTGCCTGCGACGA is a window of Natronorubrum sediminis DNA encoding:
- a CDS encoding sodium/proline symporter, which produces MKSPLALTPLPLQEEGIPIADDPVIIAFGAAYLLIVLAIGVWGWMQTDSTKDFLITGKSIGTWVLALTAFSVIQSGFGFVGGPELVYEFGTTALWIFFTAPLGFLITWIVLGKRMRLLADIRNVLTLPDAMYVRYESEWVRGLSGVAVALGVVAYLAVNLAALQFVMRAIFGIPVIWGLLGGALILLLYSMLGGMIAGVWTDFLQAITMIVGAGFVFAYALSFGGGMENISQNLASTDPALVSPFGAMGGAETAVLVAIAWWVLFSVGAAGQPHLITKFYMSRDMTILKWGAPIAAISYAISSLIAFSAGLSMRAMVEAGEVETFFSASEVGPVFVLEYTPSVIAGLILAALLAAIMSTSDSFLNIGAAAISRDIPRALGRPITDSKTELRVTQGALAGLTVLSTVVVYFSDALVGILGAISWGFFAAAFVPIVVLGLNWKGASKWGAIAALVVGMLFNVVYNVIPEAADIIGGGFIVWLNENVVMATYPFPPEVPAEAISLLVAMPVFIFVSILAQQFTEPERQLPDDLHALFER
- the cmk gene encoding (d)CMP kinase, with the protein product MATDTSTSDEIETTLFITVSGPPGCGATTLCERLADAMGCPYVSGGDIFRELADDRELSLNQLTAQADTSADIDRAIDQRLQQIAEKWGMANKPFILESRLAGWLAGERADLRIWLDAPEAVRLERIADRVETEAEMRVREVSEAGRYQSYYEIDIDDRELYDLNINTARWSKRGVFELVRTAIEEYDPDADEGAFSTPDVNP
- the guaB gene encoding IMP dehydrogenase: MANDIPEQEPYSEKLRVPEALTFDDVLLRPKESRVEPDDADLTAHVSRNVEVSVPILSAAMDTVTESGMAIAMARHGGLGVLHRNMNVDQMVEEIERVKSADELIIPLDSVVTADPEMTVREVDERMAREGVGGAPVVNTNGEVLGIISSTDIRPHLEVNEDDEVTAAMTDEVITASDDIDPRDAFDLMYEHKIERVPVVDDENLLVGLVTMQGILQRREYQEAVRDDDGRLRCGVAVSPFEHERATAADEAGADVLFIDTAHAHNLNVIDGAREIKESVDADVVVGNVGTREAAADLVDFADGIKVGIGPGSICTTRVVSGSGMPQITAVAQVADVASEHDIPVIADGGIRYSGDAIKAIAAGANAVMLGSYFAGTDEAPGRVVTMNGKKYKQYRGMGSVGAMKSGDSDRYLKDEPDEDDEYVPEGVEAATPYKGTLKSELHQLAGGMQSGMGYVGAATIPEFKQRSEFVRVSSAGQAESHAHDVVITDEAPNYSPDSD
- a CDS encoding DUF5794 domain-containing protein, with translation MSTSRHPVALRLEGFVGGDTRLLALVMMLPLIDGVFPALILAGALDDPLGAVQVGLLIFGGSATVAVILAEMTGGPREQAMIVLLVGIPLIVLAAIQAALAPAIGSVLDIVIFERFAALVIVAIAAKTASATIGDYLPNPMVIIGLGLVASIDPNGAAFTVMDDPALVANATLAAVVGVAFALAIALSGPYLRECMDIDRFRFGSAVALGLLPLSMLGMAFGQAPLAALIVAGVFAIDLPLDSSDDANDATDGDSPTSSLGALTDGGDSDSEFDLETEANEDDGDSDPGPYPGDDSTDTNGRAPWL
- a CDS encoding DUF7563 family protein produces the protein MVCVTTAPWPSTGTESTCRHCGSYVTDQFGRVFGDGDDRVHRCRHCDSYRRIQRGSAAGIAVGVPDPETTPGHHGGGSDV
- a CDS encoding J domain-containing protein produces the protein MSERLEWPAGFERTPTDDQTRNRNFDVSLSQAFDDLEAELSRLEVDSFRYSFDANQRKSDQRPYSRANPDSPAFVLRWSMSGEQYAVACDRFSRLRDNVRTVGLYVREKRKMEQRPVVTGESEFANARLPPADDEPIAAREPPHEILDVDSNASASEVRRAFREQVKDAHPDNGGSSAEFQRLTAAKEALTTEDGGSR
- a CDS encoding DUF7845 domain-containing protein; the encoded protein is MNADHPATAAHEIRGYLTYSDYGDSPYWQWGKVVAAFDGGRKDINLELDGERWVVSVGYQNGGLEPRPSDPIDGNLREYRVTAHGEEERKLPLLIQPRLDWDAERRPQSVPADLGLATNVKLEQCVNLEPAEIEDLIPRVLRLIAEKAGVDWHPNYFTGTPHEYSSVTQYERYLRVMREFGRKIVNSDGIFHRLFHLLADQEGSKIVFSADNRDVVGYNHQLQLPTRAVSDMFPDGTRHGMQLKHYHPEHVRKDEKTDDGETDPLYHPKLGALFKKGLNDESIRWHEIDDLTQELEETLVNVLEWADIPTKGSTSFISDWHFDANSRSEQDVALFEDPTPAVEASQESVLISTLTRLSDRDTDVLERVVRTDGGLHVGEIATETEWSTSTIYRALRKLDDLLENENGNVSFISAKIRDRVRELVSQLDETVEATTRIIEDTLRVDPRDLERQGRAWQNWLTRYGAELVRDGEQPSENAKIRLREILSVYKSDSYENIGEILEYGKISWIKAGRDPAVFENATVVFDDPEGTTVANKARLLISKYAPG